GCATGGAGAAATTGCTGCTGGTGGCGGGCGTCCATCCGGCTGCGGCCAATTCGCCCGCGGCAACGGCAATGGCATCGGCGCGCTCCGCGAACAGCTCGGCGGGAATCGTGGCGGGAAGGATCTGGCTCATGGGGTTATGGACGTCCAAATGAACGGCAACTATACCACGGCGATTTCACGTCCAATGCCGAAAATGCGATTCGTTCTCACGACTTATCCGCGAGGCTAGTAGCATGCGGAGAGATCCGCCACGGGCGTGGTGGATATTTTGTCGGACGGAGGTTGGACCAATGTCGCATGAAAAAGATATCGAATCGCGTCGTCGCTTTCTCAAGGCTGCAGCGGGAACTGCCGCGGCCGCGGTGGTGATTGGTGGCGGCTTGCCGCGTTTCGCGCGTGCTGCGGACCTTCCCCACGTGGCTGAATCCGATCCGACGGCGAAGGCCCTCGGTTACGTCGAAGACGCCAGCAAGACGAGCGATGCGAAGCACAAGGCCGGCGACGACTGCGCCAACTGCCAGTTCTACTCCGGTGGTGCGACGGGTTACGGTCCGTGCCAGCTGTTCCCCGGCAAATCGGTCAATGCGAAGGGCTGGTGCGTGTCGCACGCGCCGAAGAAAGCCTGACGCACGACACGGATCGATGCGAAGGCCGGCGATCGCCGGCCTTCT
The window above is part of the Dyella jiangningensis genome. Proteins encoded here:
- a CDS encoding high-potential iron-sulfur protein, producing the protein MSHEKDIESRRRFLKAAAGTAAAAVVIGGGLPRFARAADLPHVAESDPTAKALGYVEDASKTSDAKHKAGDDCANCQFYSGGATGYGPCQLFPGKSVNAKGWCVSHAPKKA